AAAATCAAGAGATGTACAACCTACCGTTGCAGAGTTGAAAGAAGATATGCAGATATTGGCTGCAATGGGTATTAAATTGGTCAGAACCTATAATGTTTACTTAGAAGAAACGGCTAAATTACTTAAAGCTATCACCGAATTAAAGCAAGAACAACCCGGGTTTGAGATGTATGTGATGTTGGGCGCATGGATAGATTGTAAAAATGCACGTACAGACAAACCTAATCATGATGAAGAAAGCGAGCAAAATGCAGGAGAAATTGATAGAGCCGTAGCCCTGACAAAACAATATCCTGATATAGTAAAAATAATTGCGGTTGGCAATGAAGCAATGGTCAAATGGGCAACCTCTTACTTCGTACAGCCCGGTGTGATCCTAAAATGGGTCAACCATTTACAAGACCTGAAAGCTAAGGGAGAACTTCCGTCAACTTTGTGGATTACAAGTTCCGATAATTTTGCCTCTTGGGGAGGTGGTGATGCAGAGTATCATGTAGAGGACTTAGACCGGTTGATTAAAGCGGTAGATTTTATTTCGATGCACACCTATCCTATGCACGACACTCACTACAATCCCGATTTTTGGGGTGTTCGGGAAACAGAAACCGATTTACCAGAATTGGAAAAAATAGATGCGGCTATGTTAAGAGCAAAAAACTACGCCATATCTCAATATCAGAGTGTGTTAACTTACATGGAAAGTATAGGGGTAAACAAACCTGTTCATATTGGCGAAACAGGATGGGCAACTCAATCCAATGAACGCTATGGCAGTAACGGTTCAAAAGCTACCGATGAATATAAATCGGGTATCTTTTACAACCTGATGCGTGAATGGACAAATGAAGCGGGAATAACCCTTTTTTATTTCGAGGCTTTCGACGAACAATGGAAAGATGCTGCTAATCCTTTAGGTTCAGAAAACCATTTCGGACTAATCAATTTGCAATCGCAAGCAAAATACGCCTTATGGAATTTGACCGATAACGGTGCTTTTAAGGGATTAACCCGAGATGGCAAACCTATCACAAAAACATATAGCGGGAATATAGAGGCATTGCTGAAAGAGGTGAACACGCCACCTACCGAATTGGAAATTAAAGCATTAAAAAAACACAATAATTAGTAGCTATGGAAAAATATCTACTCGCCACTATTTTGCCGGTATTCATCATGATCGCAAGTTTTAGTTACCCGACATTAAGGGCGGTAGAGATATTTGAAACCTCTGAAGGAGGCAACCGGCTCACAAAAGTATCTGATTTTCCAATCGTTGAAGAATTTGCCTATGTTGCAATATTGCCTGATGAAAAATATCAAACCATCACAGGGATTGGCGGCTCATTTACCCAGGCATCTGCCTACCTGCTTCACCGGTTGAGCAAAGAAAATCGCGCAAAAATTATAGAAGCCTATTTCGGTGAATCCGGAGCTAAATACTCCCTCACCCGTACTCATATTAACTCCTGTGATTTTTCATTGGGTAATTATGCATACGCTTCAGTCAAAGACGATAGACTGTTGGAGCATTTTACTATAAAAGAAGACCTGATTTATCTCATACCCATGATTAATGAAGCTAAGGCTGCTTCAAAAGAAGGGGTTAAAATAATTTCCACTCCTTGGACCGCACCACCTTGGATGAAAGACAACAATGCTTGGAAGGGCGGCAAACTGCTGCCTGAATATTATGAAACATGGGCATTGTATTTCTCTAAATATTTAACCGCTTACCAAACTGAAGGTATAGATGTTTGGGGAATTACCGTAGAAAACGAACCGTTGGGTAATGACAGCAACTGGGAGAGTATGCACTTTACCCCTCAAGAAATGAACCATTTTGTCAAAAACTATTTGGGTCCCAAATTACAAAGAGATGGACATGAAGTAAAAATTTTGGGGTATGACCAAAACCGCGACGAAGAATTAAAGGAATGGGTAGATATCATGTATGATGATGTTCAGGCAAGCAAATATTACGCCGGAACAGCCATACATTGGTATGCAAGCACTTACGACTTTTTCCCCGTTGCTTTGCAATATGCTCATCACAAAGCTCCCGATAAACATTTAATTCAAACCGAAGCTTGTATTGATGCACAAGTTCCGAGATGGAAAAACGATGCCTGGTTTTGGTCAAAAGAAGCAACCGATTGGGGGTGGGATTGGGCACCGCCCGAAAAAAAACATTTGCATCCTAAGTATATACCGGTTTTCCGTTATGCGCAGGATTTAATAGGTTGCCTGAATAACCACGTAGATGGTTGGATTGACTGGAATATGGTGCTCGACAAACAAGGAGGACCCAATTGGGCAAAAAACTGGTGTATTGCTCCGGTGATTGTGGACCCCGATAACGATGAAGTTTATTTC
This is a stretch of genomic DNA from Sphingobacteriales bacterium. It encodes these proteins:
- a CDS encoding glycosyl hydrolase family 17 yields the protein MYRFLIFSILMIVCFNLISCAQSKESKTNTMNKTAADILGNREYLAICYGGYRQKSRDVQPTVAELKEDMQILAAMGIKLVRTYNVYLEETAKLLKAITELKQEQPGFEMYVMLGAWIDCKNARTDKPNHDEESEQNAGEIDRAVALTKQYPDIVKIIAVGNEAMVKWATSYFVQPGVILKWVNHLQDLKAKGELPSTLWITSSDNFASWGGGDAEYHVEDLDRLIKAVDFISMHTYPMHDTHYNPDFWGVRETETDLPELEKIDAAMLRAKNYAISQYQSVLTYMESIGVNKPVHIGETGWATQSNERYGSNGSKATDEYKSGIFYNLMREWTNEAGITLFYFEAFDEQWKDAANPLGSENHFGLINLQSQAKYALWNLTDNGAFKGLTRDGKPITKTYSGNIEALLKEVNTPPTELEIKALKKHNN
- a CDS encoding glycoside hydrolase family 30 protein; translation: MEKYLLATILPVFIMIASFSYPTLRAVEIFETSEGGNRLTKVSDFPIVEEFAYVAILPDEKYQTITGIGGSFTQASAYLLHRLSKENRAKIIEAYFGESGAKYSLTRTHINSCDFSLGNYAYASVKDDRLLEHFTIKEDLIYLIPMINEAKAASKEGVKIISTPWTAPPWMKDNNAWKGGKLLPEYYETWALYFSKYLTAYQTEGIDVWGITVENEPLGNDSNWESMHFTPQEMNHFVKNYLGPKLQRDGHEVKILGYDQNRDEELKEWVDIMYDDVQASKYYAGTAIHWYASTYDFFPVALQYAHHKAPDKHLIQTEACIDAQVPRWKNDAWFWSKEATDWGWDWAPPEKKHLHPKYIPVFRYAQDLIGCLNNHVDGWIDWNMVLDKQGGPNWAKNWCIAPVIVDPDNDEVYFTPLYYIMAHFSRFIRPGAVRIGFEHSDQDLMVTAAQNPDGDIAVVLFNPTNEAKGLQISLSGKTTRLVISAKAIQTMLISDNK